One genomic window of Carassius auratus strain Wakin chromosome 14, ASM336829v1, whole genome shotgun sequence includes the following:
- the LOC113114422 gene encoding ubiquitin-conjugating enzyme E2 K-like: MANIAVQRIKREFKEVVKSEETSKNQIKVDLVDENFTELKGEIAGPPDTPYEGGRYQLEIKIPETYPFNPPKVRFITKIWHPNISSVTGAICLDILKDQWAAAMTLRTVLLSLQALLAAAEPDDPQDAVVANQYKQNPQMFKQTARLWSHVYAGAPVSSPEYTRKIDKLCAMGFDKNAVIAALSSKSWDVETATELLLSN, from the exons atGGCCAACATTGCGGTCCAGCGGATCAAACGGGAGTTTAAAGAGGTCGTTAAAAGCGAAGAG ACGAGTAAAAACCAGATCAAGGTGGATTTAGTGGATGAGAATTTCACAGAACTGAAGGGGGAGATCGCAGGACCGCCAGATACGCCTTATGAAG GTGGCAGATATCAGCTAGAAATAAAAATCCCAGAGACATATCCGTTTAATCCACCTAAG GTTCGGTTTATAACGAAGATCTGGCATCCCAACATCAGCTCAGTAACAGGTGCCATTTGTTTGGACATCCTGAAGGACCAGTG ggcagCGGCGATGACCCTCCGAACAGTTTTACTGTCACTACAGGCTCTTCTGGCCGCCGCTGAACCAGATGACCCACAGGACGCTGTAGTGGCCAATCAG TATAAACAGAACCCACAGATGTTCAAACAGACGGCTCGACTCTGGTCACATGTTTACGCAGGAGCTCCCGTCTCCAGCCCAGAATACACTCGCAAAATAGACAAGCTCTGCGCCATGGGCTTTGATAAA AACGCAGTGATAGCGGCGTTGTCGTCGAAATCCTGGGACGTGGAGACCGCGACAGAACTGCTGCTTAGTAATTGA